The segment CCAATGGTGTTTACATTAATCACTTTCTGAAAATCATCTAAATCGTGCGGAAGGTCTCTGTTGAAGTTGAACGTCTTGAATGCAACGGCTATTCCTGCCGCGTTCACCAGTACGTCcaatttattgaaattgttCTTCGCTAACGCCAACGCAGCGTTCACATCCTCCTCCGATGTTacctttaaaagaaaaagcATGTCAGTGTATGCACAAGACACTATAGGTTTTGTTGTCGTAATAATTTCTTTTACGAGAGCAAACGCGAAATTGCAAATTATAGATGGCCGATTTGTTTTCGTGTAGAAAGCTGTTACAACTACACTTTCAATGTCAATTCATAATGGTTACTAACGATATTGGTAGTAGTATATGTATAGTATGTTAAGACCAACGAGGGTAACGAtgctaatattaataaaattattaacaatCACGTATCGCTATTAAGACTAACGATTCTACAATAAATGATTATATTGTGAAAGAAATGTATATCTTCTTTAAATgctttgaaatttcttttcacaTTTCAGTTACTAAATTAATAACGCACTATGACTAAGCACTCTTTCACATAGCTTGCACTAGGGCTCTtacggatattcgaatattgtcattcgaataccagtggaattcgaatttgagattcgaatattctaataattcgaatttgagattcgaatattctagtaattcgaatttgagattcgaatactctaataattcgaatttgagattcgaatattcggataattcgaatttgagattcgaatattctaaaaattcgaatttgagattcgaatactctaataattcgaatttgagattcgaatactctaataattcgaatttgagattcgaatattctgataattcgaatttgagattcgaatattctgataattcgaatttgagattcgaatattctgataattcgaatttgagattcgaatattctgataattcgaatttgagattcgaatattctaataattcgaataattaggagtattagACATTATCTgaatattctaataattcgaataattagaattATTAGACATTATccgaatattctaataattcaaataattaggagtattcaaaatcattcaaattatttaaatagttcaactattcaaatatttacaacTCTAGTTTCCACACTGTTActgctattactactactaatattaatttatcaaTACATACATCCACTGGTGCAAAAACAACAGAATCGCCTAACTCCCCAGCAATCTCCTTTCCTCTTGAAACAGGTAAATCAGCGATAACCACTTTGGCACCTTCTTTCACGAACCTTTGCACGGTACCGAGCCCTAAACCAGAGGCACCCCCAGTTACAAGAGCAACCAATCCCTGAAATGTATGTCAATTATAGCATTCTCTTGGACACCTCACTTTATTGTAACATATCACGTATACACCAATAAATCCAAAAGCTTTATGTAAATAAACCTTCTCAATGGTACATTATTTTCTGCGCACGCTAAACGATACATAAGTGTTTACTATAATGCACTAAACTATCTGAATGTTACGTTCCTTTTTCAAGAATGTTCATCATCACAAGACAAGTTGTTGTATTAAAAAGTAACACCGAGCAAGTGCAATCCAATTCTTATTTTTGTGAACCAATGTTTTGTGATCATTCTCAGGAAAATTACATATTCAGTATTAAAATTCATTGATATTCTTGTAATAAACTTGTAAAATTGTGATAAACTTGTATTCGcattaaaatttgaaactaCAAGGAAGTTCATGTCCTATATATATGTAGTGACATTGTAATTaagcaaaaatataaatttcttaaCAAGTCTTAAATGCGACATAACAAAAGTTACAACATAGAGGATTCACTGCTCAAAGTTCTCAATATAAATTCAAATGTCACGTAAATAGCAAAGAATATTTGGTCTCaggaatctaaatttttttcaaagctaCCTTCAAGCTTTCAATGTATTTATTCACTCATACATGTTTTACACATAAATTCACTTATACTAAATATAATAGATGTACGTTCCTAAATACTTTCTATCCATATTTTCCACCACAAAAGAATGCATTGTGATCGAAGAACTTGTTTTAGGAAACATCTGTTTTCTCTGGGCAGTGGCAAGTGTAAAGGAAGAACTACTttcagcgaatatggtagtaAATACGCAAAACGGACGATATTGTGCACGACGTGTACATAGGAACGCGACAACGAACCGAGGAACATTACGTACTAATTCTCGCGAATTCGCACGTTAACATTTACAATTGTAATTTCAGCGTACGCACAGAGGAAAACTATAATACGCAACTCACCTTCATCATTTTGAAAAGTTTGTGATTAACTACTAGGAACGGATATTGGAAGAGTGTGGGTAAGTAACTACGGAGGAATGTAATTCAACCCCTCGGCGGTTACGAGCAGTTACAAGATACCGGCTGATGCCGGCTAGCACGAATGGAAGCAAAGGAGGATATATGACTCGACGAATGTTGAAATAGAGAACTCCGTCGACACGGAACTTTGAACTTAAGGGGCGTTCCCTATCTCATGAATTCCTATCAACGAATTAAACAGCGATAACAACAGAATCAAAGAGAATAATGCAACAGGCACCGAGAGAGATGGACACCCGAAAAAAAGAGCAAGTGCAGCTCTTCTTCTATTAACACTACGCGACCCAGTCGGTTCAAAGCGCCGGCAACATGTACTTTGATTCTCTTTGACTCAAGGACGTTTGACCGAAGCCGAGAAACACTGTATAAGATGCAAAATAAGTTCGTTTTGCCTCACAAAGTTGGAGAGAAATATATCATCTCTTACGACTCAAAGAACTTTTAAATATATCTACTACGATTGTAAATGAATAAAATCTGATATTCTCTATATTTTGCGGTTcctcgtattttttatttactcgtTGCTTATCAATCAGCCACTGTTACGTAATGCTTGCTTAAGGAATAGGTTTTGATTTGTTCTTATtggatatatttatatatcgtCAGCCTGACAACAGCAACGTAATTATTGACGATTGTTGCGAATGGAAAGTTAGATCTAACTCGATGTAAAGTCTTTGACTACCTAACGTGTAATttgaaataaatgaatattGTAAAAGAGAATTTAAGTTTCTTGCTGGAGAGAACTACTGAGAATCACTGTTCGAAAACTCTAACCTCAACACGCCCGGCGATTAGGTTCAAATAAATTGAATCTTTAATGGTCTTTTACAATTCCAAACGCAAATGTTCTTTCGATATACAGTTTGATACAAATAAGATTAACATAACAGTAATCATTGTCATTAATTCCTTGCAATCAGTACTTGAACGTTATTTCTTaggttatgtttttttaaatgtgttaattctgtaaaatattATCTCACCGTACGATGATTATCGTACGATTAAACGAACTCTTGCGTACCAATTCCTGTTACAAATATTGCTCCAATAGATATTCTAATGAATTGTTAGCAGGTAATTATGCATCCGGAATAACTAACATCTGTTTAAGGTAGCTCCTCGTTTGTTTACAATTCGAATTTTCTAACAAGCAATGCCATCGCTGGGTGCCTTTTAGATTTTCCAGCAACGTTCAGGTTCAAAGATGTGGAGCGTGAGTGTCAGAATGTTTGGGAAAGGAATAAGTGTTTTGCCGTTAAAAGTGGCGAGAAAGAAGCGTTGAAGATGCTTCTACCACCTCCGAACATAACTGGAACGTTGCATATAGGACACGCGTTAACTGTTACGATCCAAGATATATTAGCAAGATGGTATATTTCCTTAGCATTCCCTTATTCACTATTCTTCACGTTGCTcgatatattttaaattcaggTACAGAATGAGAGGCCACCCTGTAATATGGATACCAGGTTTCGATCACGCTGGAATTTCAACGCAAGTGACAATAGAGAAGTATCTTTATAAAACGAAAGGCGTTACCAAGTCTGAGGTAGGGAGAGAGCAGTTCCTTTCGCTTGTTTGGGAATGGAAGAATCAGAAAGAGAGCGCGATGAAGTTGCAGTTGAAAGCCTTAGGCGCTAGCTTAGACTGGTCCAGGGAGTATTTTACGATGAGCAAGGTATTCCATGCGCTTTTTCGTACAAAAAGTAACTCTACTGTAACGCGCACGTTGTATGTtcgtaattaatatttcaggaGCATAACAAGGCTGTTACAGAAGCGTTCCTAAGGCTAAATGATCGAAACCTTTTGTACAGAAAGAAGGCGTTGATTAATTGGTGTCCTACTTTGCGTAGCACAATATCGGATATCGAAGTAGAGCATTTGTATATTAATGAGAAAACAGAGCTCAAAGTTCCCGGGTACCAAAAGAAAGTTAAATTTGGTGTAATGGCTTATATAGCTTATCCGGTCAAAGATTCGAGTAAAATTTCTTAATGTACAATCTTCGTGCCATctgtattaataatatttcttaagaaaataattctgttCGTAGAAGATGAAATAGTAGTTGCAACGACCAGACCAGAAACTGTGTTCGGTGACGTAGCGATTGCTGTTCATCCTGACGATCAAAGATACGCAAAGTATATTGGCCAGAAGGTTTGGCACGTTCTAAGAGAAACCTATATACCCGTTATTCCTAATCCTTTGGTAGATATCAACTTCGGCACTGGTAAATATATTCCCAATACTTAGTCATTACGGTGGcttttattttcgacttttgaattttcttcggggcaccctccagaatagttccaaataattaaaaaaaaatccgtgtaaagtttgagctcgatcggataacggcaAAGGGtgaccctgggcccttaaacatttaaatcattattttattaaattattaaataactgTTGCTTAAATAATAACATTGTTAAATAGCTTTTGCttgcaaagtcgattttatgtaataacctccaagttattgattaaataaaaaaatatgtcaaacaaaagttgtaaatccgtacaaggagcatctttaatgttctattactttttctcgtgcgataaacggttttcgaaaaacgtccgaaaaactaaaaaaaaaaactttttttccctcaaattctagaatactttttatttatgaaaacgaacaaaaaataaggaaaattttattttcgaggactattttttaaacatgattttttttttaattatttgaaactattctggagggtagcccgaagaaaatcttgaaaaaaaattttaccaagagtaaataagagccatccTATTAGTCATACTATGATCCTTTACTTTACTGGTTCGAGTATGTTATAATAAAGGAAACTTCTTCAGGAGCATTAAAAGTAACGCCAGCCCACGATCATCTTGATTATACAATCGCTACGAACCATCAGTTAGATGTTATCGATGTTGTTGACGAGTATGGCAACATAACAGATGCAGGTGAACAATTTAAGGTATATTAATGTTTCCATTACATACTAACGTTCTTTTAAAAGTTCCTTTTGCTACAAGAACGTACTATAATCGTAATTGGACAATGTTACAGGGTCTTCCGAGATTCATTGCTCGGGAGAAAGTTCTAAATGAGTTGTCGCGCAGAGCTATGCTGAGGAAAGTATGCGACTGTAAGATGAGCGTTCCAATATGTTCTCGATCTCGCGACGTTGTGGAATACATATTAAAAGAACAGTGGTTCGTTAAGTGCAAAGGTATGGCGGAGAAAGCGATGCAAGCTGTGAAGGAGAATCGACTGAAAATAGTTCCTAGTACTCACGAACAGCTGTGGTATGATTCGCTTAGTAATATTAGGTAAGGGAAGACCAAAGTAAAGCGTTGAGATAGAATGAGCTGCGATATCTGTTTTAATGGCAATACTCTTGTTAGAGATTGGTGTATATCAAGACAGCTGTGGTGGGGTCATACTATTCCAGCTTATTACGTTACGATTGGAGACAAAACTGAATGGATAGCTGCTCGAACAGAAAATGATGCTCGACTCATTGCACAAAAGAAGTACGGATCCGATGTAGAGCTACATCCGGAGCAAGATTTGTTGGATACGTGGTTCTCCTCTGCAATTCTTCCTTGCACAGCACTGGGATGGCCAAATGAAGTATAGTATAATGATAATTGAATGATATATTGACGATGGTACAGAAATAATGAAGTCGTACATTGAGGACGGCTATAAATGGAAGCTAACAAAAAAGAATAAACAGATGAAGTACTCCTATTTTAAATTAGTTCCTATTGATCAATTTCAAAATGACTTGCTTGtctctcatgtttttttttctcctcattTACGACGTCCTTGTTTCTCCACCGTTACATGATATTATAGGTATATCAACAAACGCATTTTTAGACGGAGGATCTTAAAAGGTATTATCCATTGACGTTAATGGAAACGGGACACGATATTCTGTTTCACTGGGTCGCGAAAATGGTTATGCTAGGATTGGAGCTGACTAATAGGCTACCTTTCAATGTAAGATAGTTTATTCTTACGAGAACCTGGTTTCGGACGCTGAAAAAAAGTGActttcgcgaatttttttaacacggAAAGATAAAGTTgctctttccaaaactttaggagtattttaatatatatttatacaatacagaaataatttttaattgaaaaatttcaagttcTTGCGCCGAAATTGATCAAATCGTTGATGCGCCTCGCCACTGGAGTCTTTAATTTTTGCCCAAAATAAACAAACCGAAGTTTTTCTTAGTTTTCATAAACTTACATTGTGGATGaactaaaaaataagaaaaaaaactgaaattgacaAATTTGTGGGACTTTAAAGGAAAAGTTACGGTGTTGACGGAAAAATTTCGATGTTTTTATGCGAAAAATAtggtataatttaattttttgatcgACGACGAGTGCTCATTATTTAACTAAAAAGCCCCGGGAAAAGTTGAATGGTCAATAGTCTTTTTTTTGCTATCTTTCCCGCCAACTTGAACAATGTTGTTTTAAGAAAAAGCGTTTTACGACGCATAATTGCTAATACTTCCGAAATACTTCGAATTTCACTCTGAAACTTTAGAAATATGTTCTCTAAGAGTATTGCTCCTAAAGcaaaaatggaaatagaaaatttCGGCCCTCTAAACCAGGTTCTCCCCTTAAACGTACATTTTCCAGTAAAGTCGCCTCCATATTTAATTACTTAAGAATTTTCCACACACAGGAAGTGGTTTTGCACGGAATTTTGTGCGACGCTTATGGAAAGAAAATGTCCAAGACGCTCGGAAACGTCGTCTTACCGGAAAATATTATTAACGGCTGTACTTTAAAAGTAGGTATTAACGTGTGCCTCTTTCAAGCGCGTAGTTCATTTCTATCAAACAATTTGTAAATAGGACCTAGCTGCACAAATGAAAGAAAGTTATGACACAGGTGTACTTAGCAAGGCTGAGATGCGACGAATGTTATcaggaaataataaaatgttcCCTAACGGAATACCAGAATGCGGCGCGGACGCATTGCGTATGACGCTGTCCAGTCACAATATCAAAAGTCAGTGTCTATAAGCGTAGCATCTTGTGACTTTCAAAGTATTGTTAGTAATCgctgattattttcaactgcaGATCAGAAAATCAATTTCGACATCATGAAGTGCCAAACCACTGCGTTCTTTTGCAATAAAATCTGGCAAGCGAGCAAATACGTGTTACTCGCAACGGGTGACAAAGTGTACCAGAAACCAGAAACTCTGACGCTTATTGACCGTTGGATTTTAAGTCGATTATCCGTACTGGTTGACATAGTTAACGATGGATTTGCACAACGAGACTTTCACAAATCTGCTCAATCGATAAAGCAATTTCTACATTACGAATATTGCGACTTTTATTTGGTAAGATTCTGGCAAAGAAATCTCCTTTTACGTAACGTACGACTGAGATTTTCTCTTTGTTATGTAGGAAGCAACTAAATGGGGATTCAGATGTGAAGACTCGGATGTTATTGCAAGTCACACGTACGGCTTGAGGAAATGCTTGGAAGTTTCGTTACGAGTACTTGCTCCCGTAATGCCCTATCTCGCTGAAGATTTGTACAGGAGATTGTCAACTAAATTCCCAGAATTTTTATCAGTACCATCGTTAATGGAAGCGTCGTATCCAACACCGGAGCAGGTAAGATCATCTGTTTACACTTTTATgagtttcagaaattgagattTGTATTTTATGTGGTTATTACAGTTTAACGAGTGGAGAGATGTTACTCTAGACGAAAGAACAGACGAAGTATTAGACGTAGTATTTGAAATTAGAAGCCTTCTGGCTAATGTCAGTAAAAAACTCAACCCAACAGGTAATTTATTCGTATAAATTATGAAATACGCTGTCTGAAATTGTCACAAAGGATTTCTTTTTACAGTTCACATTGTGACTAGGGATTCCGATGACTTTCAGTTTTACAACGAAGTTACGAATTTAATTAAAGGAGGAAGCAGAATCTCcaatatttatacatttttagaaaacgaTTACACAGAAAATGGAAGCAGTATATGTTATCCGGTTACTGCTGACTGTACATTGTTTATTACCGTGGaggtaattttttccaattataTTAGATATTAATTTAGTTTAGCGATAGTCTGTATTCACCGTATATGTACACCTTTTGTTTAGGACTCCTCAAGTTTAGAGCAACTGAAGAAGAATTTGGATAAGAAAGTTACACGGGTGGAagggaatttgaaaatttaagaatatttgttGGTAACAGAGAAATTCGTAAGATTTAACCTAAATTAAAGGAAACGCCCATATTAAAACGTAATGTATTTTAACAAGAGTAATCATACTTTACAATTTAAGACAGGATTAATCTTAATCGACATCCATGTGTTCAACTTCAGAGTCATTTTCATCTTCGTCGCTATCGTCGCTGTCCTCGTCATTCGAGCTCGAGCTACTGGACTCGAACCAAGTTTGCGAAGCTAAATCATCTGCTATCACCGTTTTCCATTCATCTAATTTACGGCAGTCTAGAAACGATATGGTAGGAACACTTTATTTCATAAACTTTTATATGAAatgtaatcttaatatataaagcagaaagtgtttgtgtgtttgtctgtcgcctaaaaactttcgaacggtaaactctgggatcacgaaatgtgtcccggCTAATTATGcttagctaatccagatgaatgtgactattttcaccaaaaaaaaattaattaaaacacttttttttataaaatcagaatctacagagtgacccaagaaatagcctctttttggtaccacgattttggaattgaattttgtgccaaatgataccttatgacgagacatcaatcacaacaaagtTCCCAAACCTCccatatttcaaaaactaattatcacttcaacttgaaaatttattgcgAATGATGCCTCATCATAAGGtgtcatttggcacaaaattcagctccaaaatcgtgggaccaaaaaaaggctaaaactaaatttttgggtcactctttcgggcaaagccgagtagtgaagctagtaaattataataatgcTGTACATACCCAAGCTATACAAATCGTTGAGTGTATATTGCCGATCTCCAACTTCGAGCAACCCGCCGTATAGATACAGAACATTATGTTTCACAGCGAGTCCAGGATTTATTCTCGGAGACGGAACAAATATGTTTTCCCGCGCGTTCTCCTTTTTATCTGCAGTGGACGCCTGTGCTGCACCTATCGTAACTGTGAATATACCATCATCGTCAGTAGTTTTGGATTCAACCGGAGCAGGTGCTGCTTGTATTTCACTGTCGCTGTCATCTTCGTTTTCGTTACTGTCTTCTTGCCCGTCATCTTCTTTTGCTTTTCTCCTTCGACGCCGTGCGGTCACGTCTTTCTTCCCACATAACGACACTAAATATAAATAGCATCGTTCAAACATTAATAGCAATAGAAATACAGCGAGTTTGCAACTAACGAACTCACCTTCGTGCCACTGTAATTTTTCTAAGTCCAAAGCCATTAAATCGTTGTAGAACGTTCCATGAAGCTCTTCATCCTCATCTTCCTCGTCAAAGACTCCACCAAACAGATAAGCTAGATTAGCTTGAACCAAAACAGCCGACGCGCTGCATCGCGGTGACATTTTAATTCCTGACTGTTTCGCCAGCACCCATTTCCACTTTAAGCCAGTTTGGTCATTTTCTGGAATAATATTCTACGTAACGTCTAAGATTCGAGCACAAAATCTTACTTCGTGAAACAAACCGCTTACTCTCGGGAGTCATTAAAAACATGTCGTGATGAACGCAACCTTTATCGAGATCCTTCTTTACTCTTTCTTTGCTGTAACCACCGTATACAAGAAGTTTGCTTTCAGGCGTAGGTAATACTATGCATCCAGACCGTGGAAGCGGTGGAATACCTGAAATTTTGTAGACCATATTTACGATACAGACATAAAAATATATGGATATTATCCCAAGAGGGACTGGTGGTCGATCGACATGAGGTTCGGGGGGGGTCGacactaaatctaaaattgtagcttcgggtatttattaattttcgaaatattaataaaaaatgattgttaatttttttcagacgttgatacagcccccccccccccccacccgggAACCCTTCCGTtcccccattttttatttttgaaattttgtaaccacagtctcatttttagcatcgccaaactcacatcggttcgctaccatgttttacgcgcccgctcgccacccgcactaatctagccccaaccaatactaatacccgggacaagtaggaaagtggaatgcgttgtgtcgacataaatcaacag is part of the Andrena cerasifolii isolate SP2316 chromosome 1, iyAndCera1_principal, whole genome shotgun sequence genome and harbors:
- the Valrs-m gene encoding valyl-tRNA synthetase, mitochondrial, which encodes MIIVRLNELLRTNSCYKYCSNRYSNELLADFPATFRFKDVERECQNVWERNKCFAVKSGEKEALKMLLPPPNITGTLHIGHALTVTIQDILARWYRMRGHPVIWIPGFDHAGISTQVTIEKYLYKTKGVTKSEVGREQFLSLVWEWKNQKESAMKLQLKALGASLDWSREYFTMSKEHNKAVTEAFLRLNDRNLLYRKKALINWCPTLRSTISDIEVEHLYINEKTELKVPGYQKKVKFGVMAYIAYPVKDSKDEIVVATTRPETVFGDVAIAVHPDDQRYAKYIGQKVWHVLRETYIPVIPNPLVDINFGTGALKVTPAHDHLDYTIATNHQLDVIDVVDEYGNITDAGEQFKGLPRFIAREKVLNELSRRAMLRKVCDCKMSVPICSRSRDVVEYILKEQWFVKCKGMAEKAMQAVKENRLKIVPSTHEQLWYDSLSNIRDWCISRQLWWGHTIPAYYVTIGDKTEWIAARTENDARLIAQKKYGSDVELHPEQDLLDTWFSSAILPCTALGWPNETEDLKRYYPLTLMETGHDILFHWVAKMVMLGLELTNRLPFNEVVLHGILCDAYGKKMSKTLGNVVLPENIINGCTLKDLAAQMKESYDTGVLSKAEMRRMLSGNNKMFPNGIPECGADALRMTLSSHNIKNQKINFDIMKCQTTAFFCNKIWQASKYVLLATGDKVYQKPETLTLIDRWILSRLSVLVDIVNDGFAQRDFHKSAQSIKQFLHYEYCDFYLEATKWGFRCEDSDVIASHTYGLRKCLEVSLRVLAPVMPYLAEDLYRRLSTKFPEFLSVPSLMEASYPTPEQFNEWRDVTLDERTDEVLDVVFEIRSLLANVSKKLNPTVHIVTRDSDDFQFYNEVTNLIKGGSRISNIYTFLENDYTENGSSICYPVTADCTLFITVEDSSSLEQLKKNLDKKVTRVEGNLKI
- the LOC143375980 gene encoding kelch domain-containing protein 4 isoform X1, which translates into the protein MGKKDKNKKKVSGSVKTALKTEKKLNAKQKKELAALGEDNIEHVLAEIEKEEARRQRVVEKTVPQPSRRVNFTLTAHPFKDELIMLGGEFHDGRTTVVYGDMFTYNLSKNEWTIIKAPGAPPPRCGHQAVATSTNKGELWVFGGEFSSPSESQFYHYKDLWVYRIGGKKWEKILSPGGPSARSGHRMAHMKRQLIVFGGFHDNLRDYKYYNDVHIFNLETYVWQKIELTGIPPLPRSGCIVLPTPESKLLVYGGYSKERVKKDLDKGCVHHDMFLMTPEKNDQTGLKWKWVLAKQSGIKMSPRCSASAVLVQANLAYLFGGVFDEEDEDEELHGTFYNDLMALDLEKLQWHEVSLCGKKDVTARRRRRKAKEDDGQEDSNENEDDSDSEIQAAPAPVESKTTDDDGIFTVTIGAAQASTADKKENARENIFVPSPRINPGLAVKHNVLYLYGGLLEVGDRQYTLNDLYSLDCRKLDEWKTVIADDLASQTWFESSSSSSNDEDSDDSDEDENDSEVEHMDVD
- the LOC143375980 gene encoding kelch domain-containing protein 4 isoform X2 — encoded protein: MLGGEFHDGRTTVVYGDMFTYNLSKNEWTIIKAPGAPPPRCGHQAVATSTNKGELWVFGGEFSSPSESQFYHYKDLWVYRIGGKKWEKILSPGGPSARSGHRMAHMKRQLIVFGGFHDNLRDYKYYNDVHIFNLETYVWQKIELTGIPPLPRSGCIVLPTPESKLLVYGGYSKERVKKDLDKGCVHHDMFLMTPEKNDQTGLKWKWVLAKQSGIKMSPRCSASAVLVQANLAYLFGGVFDEEDEDEELHGTFYNDLMALDLEKLQWHEVSLCGKKDVTARRRRRKAKEDDGQEDSNENEDDSDSEIQAAPAPVESKTTDDDGIFTVTIGAAQASTADKKENARENIFVPSPRINPGLAVKHNVLYLYGGLLEVGDRQYTLNDLYSLDCRKLDEWKTVIADDLASQTWFESSSSSSNDEDSDDSDEDENDSEVEHMDVD
- the LOC143375980 gene encoding kelch domain-containing protein 4 isoform X3; protein product: MFTYNLSKNEWTIIKAPGAPPPRCGHQAVATSTNKGELWVFGGEFSSPSESQFYHYKDLWVYRIGGKKWEKILSPGGPSARSGHRMAHMKRQLIVFGGFHDNLRDYKYYNDVHIFNLETYVWQKIELTGIPPLPRSGCIVLPTPESKLLVYGGYSKERVKKDLDKGCVHHDMFLMTPEKNDQTGLKWKWVLAKQSGIKMSPRCSASAVLVQANLAYLFGGVFDEEDEDEELHGTFYNDLMALDLEKLQWHEVSLCGKKDVTARRRRRKAKEDDGQEDSNENEDDSDSEIQAAPAPVESKTTDDDGIFTVTIGAAQASTADKKENARENIFVPSPRINPGLAVKHNVLYLYGGLLEVGDRQYTLNDLYSLDCRKLDEWKTVIADDLASQTWFESSSSSSNDEDSDDSDEDENDSEVEHMDVD